A region of the Cytophagia bacterium CHB2 genome:
CGGCAGCCGTTTGCAAGCGCCGGCGCAATAAAAAAACAAAAAAGGCCGTGAAAAGATTCACGGCCTCGAGTTTCGATTACACTGGTGACGTTGCCTCAGGCAATCGCCGGTTGTTGCTCCATCAAGGGCGTCACCTCTGTTTTCGGTTTGCGCGGCCGTTTGCCCAGCACGACTTTGCTGACCTCATCCATCTCGCTCACGAAATGAAATTGCATCTGATCGCGCACGTGTTGCGGTATCTCCTCGATATCCTTGCGGTTCTTTTCCGGCAGAATCACTTTATCGATGCCGGCGCGTTTTGCTGCCAGCACCTTTTCCTTGATACCGCCAACCGGCAGCACCAGGCCGCGCAGGGTGATTTCTCCAGTCATGGCATAATCATGCGCCACCGTGCGGTCCGTAAGCAATGACATCAACGCTGTGAACATGGTTACACCCGCGCTCGGCCCATCTTTCGGAATCGCGCCTGCCGGCACGTGAATGTGAATATCGATCTTGTCGAAAATATCTTCGTCAATGTCATAAAACTTGGCTTTGCTGCGAATGTAAGACAGCGCGGCATGCGCCGATTCTTTCATGACATCGCCGAGATGGCCGGTCAGCATCAAACCGCCTTTGCCGCGCATTTTGGTGGCTTCGATGAACAGAATATCACCGCCCACCGGGGTCCACGCCAGACCGGTGGCCACACCGGTCCGGCTGGTGCGTTCTTTGGCATCGGCAAAATACTTGATGACACCGAGATATTTGCTCACTTCATCCTTCGTTACTGTGCGCTTGGCCTCTGCCAGACTTTCCTTGTCTTTCGATTCGACAATTTCTTTGGCGATGCCACGGCAAATGTTGGCAATCTCGCGTTCGAGATTGCGCACGCCCGCTTCGCGCGTGTATGAGGAGATGACCTGTTCGATCGCCGGCTGCGAGATCGTGATGTTTTCCGCTTTCAAGCCGTGCGCCTCAAGCTGCTTCGGCACTAGAAACTTTTCCG
Encoded here:
- the lon gene encoding endopeptidase La translates to KTSLGRSIARAMGRKFVRISLGGVHDEAEIRGHRRTYIGALPGRIIQGLKKAGVNNPIFMLDEIDKVGADFRGDPSSALLEVLDPEQNFSFSDHYLEVPFDLSKVMFIATANLEDPIHPALKDRLEIIELPGYTAEDKIRIAEKFLVPKQLEAHGLKAENITISQPAIEQVISSYTREAGVRNLEREIANICRGIAKEIVESKDKESLAEAKRTVTKDEVSKYLGVIKYFADAKERTSRTGVATGLAWTPVGGDILFIEATKMRGKGGLMLTGHLGDVMKESAHAALSYIRSKAKFYDIDEDIFDKIDIHIHVPAGAIPKDGPSAGVTMFTALMSLLTDRTVAHDYAMTGEITLRGLVLPVGGIKEKVLAAKRAGIDKVILPEKNRKDIEEIPQHVRDQMQFHFVSEMDEVSKVVLGKRPRKPKTEVTPLMEQQPAIA